One window of the Arthrobacter sp. D5-1 genome contains the following:
- a CDS encoding IS30 family transposase, which produces MSRSEAITAVGVNPKTAREWERGIRKSGGRRIYPDGRVVDYKRGVTTKTSSTGTPGVVPVEVSALEKPIDPRYLNVQERELIRDLQAAGSSVRAIARTIGRSPSTVSRELARNTDPLLGYLPHGAHRKAATRRRRPKSAKLAIESGLRNYVKDKLLLRWSPEQISHTLVEEFPDRPEMRVSTETIYQALYLQARGGLKREVQAALRTGRTRRKPHRTDEQRTPRFVDPMIMISERPPEIEDRAVPGHWEGDLITGALNQSAIATLVERTTRYVMLVHLPGDHTAETVRDGLIKTMATLPAHLRGSLTWDQGAEMAAHKSFTLATDMQVYFCDPASPWQRGSNENTNGLLRQYFPKGTDLSAYGPEDLEHVAQELNGRPRKTLGWKTPAERLRDLLLTT; this is translated from the coding sequence ATGAGCCGAAGCGAAGCCATCACCGCCGTAGGTGTCAATCCTAAGACCGCCCGGGAGTGGGAACGCGGGATCAGGAAGTCTGGTGGGCGACGCATTTATCCGGATGGCCGGGTGGTCGATTACAAACGTGGTGTGACCACTAAGACCTCTTCCACCGGCACACCAGGAGTGGTGCCGGTGGAAGTATCAGCGTTAGAGAAACCTATTGACCCGCGATACCTCAATGTTCAGGAACGGGAATTGATCCGGGATCTGCAGGCAGCTGGCTCCTCGGTGAGGGCGATCGCCCGCACCATCGGCAGATCGCCTTCAACAGTCAGCCGGGAGCTGGCACGAAATACCGACCCCCTCCTGGGCTACTTGCCCCACGGAGCGCATCGCAAGGCAGCTACCCGGCGGAGGCGGCCCAAGTCCGCCAAACTGGCCATCGAGTCGGGCCTGCGCAACTACGTGAAAGACAAGTTGCTCCTACGCTGGTCTCCAGAGCAGATCAGCCACACCCTGGTCGAAGAATTCCCCGACAGACCGGAGATGCGCGTGAGCACCGAGACCATTTATCAGGCCCTCTACCTCCAGGCACGGGGCGGACTCAAACGCGAGGTCCAGGCAGCGCTACGCACCGGCCGGACCCGCCGGAAACCCCACCGCACGGACGAGCAGCGCACCCCCAGATTCGTCGACCCGATGATCATGATTTCCGAACGACCACCCGAGATCGAGGACCGCGCGGTGCCCGGCCATTGGGAGGGCGACCTCATCACCGGGGCCCTGAACCAGTCCGCGATCGCGACCTTAGTCGAGCGCACCACCCGATACGTGATGCTCGTCCACCTCCCGGGCGACCACACCGCCGAAACTGTCCGCGACGGCCTCATCAAAACAATGGCGACATTGCCGGCACACCTGCGAGGCTCCCTGACCTGGGACCAAGGCGCCGAAATGGCAGCCCACAAATCCTTCACCCTCGCCACCGACATGCAGGTCTATTTTTGCGACCCCGCCAGCCCCTGGCAACGCGGCTCAAACGAAAACACCAACGGCCTGCTACGCCAATACTTCCCCAAAGGCACCGACCTATCCGCCTACGGACCCGAAGACCTCGAACACGTCGCCCAGGAACTCAACGGCCGCCCACGCAAAACGCTCGGCTGGAAAACCCCAGCCGAGCGCCTACGTGATTTACTACTAACCACCTAA
- a CDS encoding DUF1844 domain-containing protein, with the protein MSTEDSNSRNSYSENAASPAADAGVSQQIRDIAEVPAVEVITTGAVHLMSAAAVKVGLADDPNAEDLKDLDEARKLITALAGLVSAAAPEIGSQHAGPLRDGLRSLQLAFREASLIPDAPGKGPGEKFTGPVN; encoded by the coding sequence ATGAGCACTGAAGACAGCAATTCCCGCAACTCCTACAGCGAAAACGCGGCTTCGCCTGCCGCTGATGCCGGGGTTTCCCAGCAGATCCGCGACATCGCTGAAGTCCCGGCCGTAGAAGTCATCACCACTGGCGCCGTTCACTTGATGAGCGCAGCTGCCGTGAAAGTTGGCCTGGCGGATGACCCCAACGCCGAGGACCTCAAGGATCTCGACGAAGCCCGCAAGCTGATCACAGCCCTTGCCGGCCTCGTTTCAGCAGCCGCCCCGGAGATCGGCTCACAGCACGCCGGACCGTTGCGCGATGGGCTTCGCTCTCTGCAATTGGCCTTCCGCGAGGCATCACTGATTCCCGATGCTCCAGGCAAGGGCCCCGGCGAAAAGTTCACCGGTCCGGTGAACTAG
- the infC gene encoding translation initiation factor IF-3, translated as MRLVGPAGEQVGIVRIEDALRLAAESDLDLVEVAPQAKPPVCKLMDFGKYKYEAAVKAREARKNQTNTVLKEIRFRLKIDKHDYETKRGHALRFLGAGDKVKAMIQFRGREQQRPEMGIRLLQKFAEDVAEVGIVESSPRIDGRNMVMVIGPLKNKAEAKAEARRAAQRAEAKAQNEAKASGHVDTTGDQAPLTQTLGDLLPAGLLAGKDETTQETVEAPEAEAAVAEEAPVVEEAPAVEEAVAVEEAPVAEEAPAPVVEEAPVVKEAPAPKAEPAKAAPLKAAPVEKAPAAKAAPAETPKPVVPAAPKPAVPAAPKPMAKPAAPKPAARPAAPKAAPKPASRKTN; from the coding sequence GTGCGGTTGGTCGGCCCTGCCGGCGAACAGGTAGGAATTGTCCGCATCGAGGACGCCCTGCGTCTTGCTGCCGAATCCGATCTCGATCTCGTTGAAGTTGCCCCGCAGGCTAAGCCTCCTGTTTGCAAGTTGATGGACTTCGGCAAGTACAAGTACGAGGCTGCAGTCAAGGCCCGCGAAGCCCGCAAGAACCAGACCAACACGGTTCTGAAGGAAATTCGCTTCCGCCTCAAGATCGACAAGCACGACTACGAAACCAAGCGCGGCCACGCACTTCGCTTCCTCGGTGCCGGTGACAAGGTCAAGGCCATGATCCAGTTCCGCGGTCGTGAGCAGCAGCGTCCGGAGATGGGCATCCGCCTGCTCCAGAAGTTTGCCGAGGATGTTGCCGAGGTTGGCATCGTTGAGTCCAGCCCGCGCATTGATGGCCGCAACATGGTCATGGTGATCGGTCCGTTGAAGAACAAGGCTGAAGCGAAGGCAGAAGCCCGCCGTGCAGCCCAGCGTGCAGAAGCCAAGGCCCAGAATGAGGCCAAGGCGTCGGGACACGTGGACACCACTGGTGACCAGGCTCCGCTGACGCAGACCTTGGGTGACCTTCTTCCGGCCGGCCTGCTGGCTGGCAAAGACGAGACCACGCAGGAAACTGTGGAGGCTCCCGAGGCTGAAGCAGCCGTTGCCGAAGAGGCACCGGTTGTTGAAGAGGCCCCGGCAGTTGAAGAGGCAGTGGCAGTCGAGGAAGCTCCTGTTGCAGAGGAAGCTCCGGCGCCTGTTGTCGAAGAAGCACCCGTAGTCAAGGAAGCCCCGGCTCCCAAGGCTGAACCGGCCAAGGCAGCACCTTTAAAGGCTGCACCGGTTGAAAAGGCTCCGGCAGCGAAGGCTGCCCCGGCCGAAACACCGAAGCCTGTGGTTCCGGCCGCTCCGAAGCCCGCGGTTCCTGCGGCTCCGAAGCCCATGGCCAAGCCGGCAGCTCCTAAGCCGGCAGCTCGGCCCGCGGCCCCCAAAGCCGCGCCGAAGCCTGCTTCACGCAAGACCAACTAA
- the rpmI gene encoding 50S ribosomal protein L35: MPKMKTHSGAKKRFKLTGTGKLKRQQANRRHYLEHKSSRLTRRLAGDKLVFKGDAKVIKKMLGV, from the coding sequence ATGCCGAAGATGAAGACCCACAGCGGTGCTAAGAAGCGCTTCAAGCTGACCGGTACCGGCAAGCTGAAGCGTCAGCAGGCCAACCGCCGTCACTACCTGGAGCACAAGTCCTCCAGGCTGACCCGTCGCCTCGCCGGCGACAAGCTCGTCTTCAAGGGCGATGCCAAGGTCATCAAGAAGATGCTCGGCGTCTAA
- the rplT gene encoding 50S ribosomal protein L20 yields MARVKRAVNAHKKRRVVLERAKGYRGQRSRLYRKAKEQLLHSFVYSYGDRRKKKGDFRRLWIQRINAASRANGLTYNRLIQGLKAAEVEVDRRMLAELAVSDANAFAALVNVAKAALPADTSAPAAKAVAAPKAAKVDPAAATATAVKAVVSEKPAIDGAVAADGDEAPEGYAIKGNAESKKYHVPGSTWYNTTAAEYWFSTVEAAKAAGFEPAGGEARQQIKN; encoded by the coding sequence GTGGCACGTGTGAAGCGGGCGGTAAACGCCCACAAGAAGCGCCGGGTTGTCCTCGAACGCGCCAAGGGTTACCGCGGTCAGCGTTCGCGCCTGTACCGCAAGGCCAAAGAGCAGCTGCTGCACTCGTTTGTGTACAGCTACGGTGACCGCCGTAAGAAGAAAGGTGACTTCCGTCGCCTCTGGATCCAGCGCATCAACGCTGCATCCCGCGCCAACGGCCTCACCTACAACCGTCTCATCCAGGGCCTGAAGGCCGCTGAGGTTGAGGTTGACCGCCGCATGCTGGCCGAACTGGCTGTCTCTGACGCCAACGCTTTCGCCGCTCTGGTGAACGTTGCCAAGGCTGCACTTCCGGCTGACACGTCGGCTCCGGCCGCCAAGGCCGTAGCTGCTCCGAAGGCTGCAAAGGTTGATCCGGCTGCCGCCACGGCAACGGCTGTCAAGGCTGTCGTCTCCGAGAAGCCCGCCATCGATGGCGCAGTTGCCGCTGATGGCGACGAGGCTCCGGAAGGCTACGCCATCAAGGGCAACGCCGAGTCCAAGAAGTACCACGTTCCGGGTTCCACCTGGTACAACACCACCGCTGCTGAATACTGGTTCTCCACCGTTGAAGCTGCAAAGGCTGCCGGCTTTGAGCCTGCAGGTGGCGAAGCACGCCAGCAGATCAAGAACTAG
- a CDS encoding RNA methyltransferase encodes MNETGRPQDFSMTNPRADRVRDVAKLAGRPARLKRGRFLAEGPQAVREALSLHRERTAAGGPAVVHEVFASEACLDRLPELADLAQGTPLRLASDEVLAAMADTVNPQGIVAVCSFVDVSLESVLDAGPRLIAVMCQVRDPGNAGTVLRAADAAGADAVILTGSSVDIYNPKAVRSTAGSLFHLPVVLGAEVEDLVERCRERGIGVLAADGYGTVNLDKLQDENAARRLGNDSVASVYALEAPTAWLFGNEAQGLSDAELSLADHRVAVPVYGSAESLNLGTAATVCLYASARSQQGATTQALYEAWE; translated from the coding sequence ATGAACGAAACCGGGCGCCCGCAAGACTTTTCGATGACCAACCCCCGAGCTGATCGGGTGAGGGATGTCGCCAAGCTTGCCGGGCGCCCGGCGCGTTTAAAACGCGGACGCTTCCTCGCAGAGGGTCCGCAGGCGGTACGCGAGGCGTTGAGCCTGCACCGTGAGCGCACCGCGGCGGGAGGTCCCGCCGTCGTGCATGAAGTTTTTGCCAGCGAAGCGTGCCTGGACCGTCTTCCGGAACTGGCAGACCTCGCGCAGGGAACGCCGCTCCGGCTTGCAAGCGACGAAGTTCTGGCCGCGATGGCGGACACGGTGAATCCGCAAGGAATCGTGGCCGTGTGCAGTTTTGTTGACGTCAGCTTGGAATCAGTGCTCGACGCCGGCCCGCGCCTGATCGCTGTTATGTGCCAGGTGCGGGACCCCGGCAACGCCGGCACGGTCCTTCGTGCAGCTGATGCGGCCGGTGCTGATGCCGTGATCCTGACGGGCTCGAGCGTGGACATCTACAATCCCAAGGCTGTCCGATCCACGGCCGGTTCCCTGTTCCACCTCCCAGTGGTGCTTGGAGCCGAGGTTGAGGATCTGGTGGAGCGCTGCAGGGAGCGCGGTATCGGCGTCCTTGCCGCGGACGGCTACGGGACCGTGAACCTGGACAAGCTCCAGGACGAAAATGCTGCCCGGAGGTTGGGGAATGATTCTGTAGCTTCTGTGTACGCTCTTGAGGCGCCTACGGCGTGGCTGTTCGGCAATGAGGCGCAGGGTTTGTCAGACGCCGAGCTGTCGCTCGCTGACCACCGCGTGGCTGTGCCCGTCTACGGATCGGCTGAGAGTTTGAATCTGGGCACAGCAGCCACTGTGTGCCTTTACGCCAGTGCACGCTCCCAGCAGGGTGCCACAACGCAGGCGCTGTACGAGGCCTGGGAATAG